The following proteins come from a genomic window of Caldisericia bacterium:
- a CDS encoding alpha-galactosidase: MNEFDISFEKIEIESEEKHIFFEKEKEFSLFDYKLSSFLDLYFKPKKKIFIKKISITYKVNKPESYFVFRNGFQSWSPSHFFKNEIKERSPLFKILKYHYLDPENLFPTISYIFTILKGNFTYLIFKCEDPNFYVYFVINKRKIDIVFEIDKFLSEPLLLRIKIEETNSISFDQNFNKKIYGWTSWYYYYRNINKEEIFKNIDAIENIPFKLNYFQIDDGWQKSIGDWEENEKFKGSLKEICDKLNNKNISPGIWLAPFIVEKNSSIFKRRKDLLLKDKSGKIFPCGFNPLWSGYFYPLDIEKEEVYERILNILKNLKEIGFKLFKLDFLYGGFIKGEHENSRYERFINFINEIRKELKESIILACGAPYILKENLYDILRVGPDTMDGWKNIFLRFIGFEGRVEGYNSLRNTIQRNIFSPQKFLFDPDVIFLKPKKLNLFEKETIIIVNYLLSNIIFFSDPIYNLKRDDFNLLKILNEIGNYYLTDFDFQDDLYKFVFYGEKLKFSLFVNLSNKLKKIENYKEEFIKKRDDNLIYPHESRIFLI; encoded by the coding sequence ATGAATGAATTTGATATCTCTTTTGAAAAAATTGAAATAGAATCAGAAGAAAAACATATTTTCTTTGAAAAAGAGAAAGAATTTTCACTCTTTGACTACAAATTGAGTTCTTTTTTGGATCTCTATTTTAAGCCAAAAAAGAAAATTTTTATTAAAAAGATATCTATAACTTATAAAGTTAACAAACCTGAATCTTATTTTGTTTTTAGAAATGGTTTTCAATCTTGGTCACCTTCTCACTTTTTTAAAAATGAAATAAAAGAGAGGTCACCCCTTTTCAAAATTTTAAAATATCACTATCTTGATCCAGAAAATTTATTTCCAACTATAAGTTATATTTTTACAATTTTAAAAGGAAACTTCACTTATCTTATTTTTAAATGTGAAGATCCAAATTTTTATGTCTATTTTGTTATAAATAAAAGAAAAATAGATATTGTATTCGAAATTGATAAATTTTTGTCTGAACCTCTTTTACTCAGAATTAAAATTGAGGAGACAAATAGTATATCTTTTGATCAAAATTTTAATAAAAAAATTTATGGGTGGACATCTTGGTATTACTATTATAGAAATATAAATAAAGAGGAAATTTTTAAAAATATAGATGCAATAGAAAACATTCCGTTTAAACTTAACTATTTTCAAATTGATGATGGATGGCAAAAAAGTATTGGTGATTGGGAAGAGAATGAAAAATTTAAAGGTTCGCTTAAAGAAATATGTGACAAATTAAATAATAAAAATATTTCACCTGGTATATGGCTTGCTCCTTTTATAGTTGAGAAAAATTCATCCATATTTAAAAGGAGAAAAGACCTTCTTTTAAAAGACAAATCTGGAAAAATTTTTCCATGTGGTTTTAATCCGTTATGGAGTGGGTATTTTTATCCTCTTGATATTGAAAAGGAAGAAGTTTATGAAAGAATTTTAAACATTTTAAAAAATTTAAAAGAAATTGGTTTTAAACTTTTTAAACTTGATTTTCTTTATGGAGGATTTATAAAAGGAGAACATGAAAATTCAAGATATGAAAGATTCATTAATTTTATAAATGAAATTAGAAAGGAACTAAAAGAATCAATAATACTTGCATGTGGTGCACCATATATTTTAAAAGAGAATCTTTATGATATTTTAAGAGTTGGTCCAGATACTATGGATGGATGGAAAAATATCTTTTTAAGATTTATTGGATTTGAGGGTAGAGTTGAAGGATATAACTCTTTGAGAAACACAATTCAAAGGAATATTTTTTCTCCTCAAAAATTTCTTTTTGATCCTGATGTGATATTTTTAAAACCAAAAAAACTTAACTTATTCGAAAAAGAAACAATAATTATAGTAAATTACCTTCTTTCAAACATAATTTTCTTTTCTGATCCAATTTATAATTTAAAAAGAGACGATTTTAATTTACTTAAGATATTAAATGAAATAGGAAACTATTATTTAACTGATTTTGATTTTCAAGATGATCTTTATAAATTTGTTTTTTATGGGGAGAAACTTAAATTCTCTCTTTTTGTAAATCTCTCTAACAAATTAAAGAAAATTGAAAATTATAAAGAGGAGTTTATTAAAAAAAGAGATGATAACTTAATTTACCCTCATGAGTCAAGGATTTTTTTAATATGA
- a CDS encoding family 1 glycosylhydrolase — protein MKNFLWGTATSSHQVEGGNFNNDWWLWEKLGKIKTNDSSHPSCDHYHLYKDDFKLIKFLNNNAYRFSIEWSRIEPEEGKFDEKEIEHYIDMLEELRKLNIEPILTLHHFTIPIWFYNKGSFLNEESPKIFSRFVKKVIPYFKNYVRYWITINEPLVLAVLGYIFGWWPPGMKSFKLGLKVARNLILSHMEAYKIIKEEDESSMVSIAHNMELFYPASNFFLDKIVANYISDLYNYKILDSLIEGVIKKPFGKDEVISDLKNSLDFIGVNYYTRAFVKYHPFKIFAEKKRKNAILTDFGYEYYPEGIYEILMNLKKYNKKILITEHGIADREDKLRKDFLIKAIDSVKKAKNEGVQVFGYMYWSLMDNFEWIEGYSMKFGLFEVDFKTLERKPRESAYLYRDLCSKEI, from the coding sequence ATGAAGAATTTTTTATGGGGTACTGCTACTTCAAGTCATCAGGTTGAGGGTGGAAATTTTAATAATGATTGGTGGTTATGGGAAAAATTGGGAAAAATCAAAACAAATGATTCCTCTCATCCATCATGTGATCATTACCATCTTTATAAAGATGATTTTAAATTAATTAAATTTTTAAATAACAATGCTTATAGGTTTTCAATTGAATGGTCAAGAATAGAACCAGAAGAAGGAAAATTTGATGAAAAAGAAATAGAACACTATATTGATATGCTTGAAGAATTAAGAAAATTAAATATAGAACCCATTTTAACTCTTCATCACTTTACAATACCAATTTGGTTTTACAACAAAGGAAGTTTTTTAAATGAAGAATCACCAAAAATTTTCTCAAGATTTGTTAAAAAAGTTATACCTTATTTTAAAAATTATGTAAGATATTGGATAACAATAAATGAACCACTTGTGCTCGCTGTTTTAGGATATATTTTTGGTTGGTGGCCACCTGGAATGAAAAGTTTCAAATTGGGTTTAAAGGTTGCAAGAAACTTAATTCTTTCACATATGGAAGCGTATAAGATAATTAAAGAGGAAGACGAAAGTTCTATGGTTTCAATTGCTCATAATATGGAGCTTTTTTATCCGGCTTCTAACTTCTTTTTAGATAAAATTGTCGCAAATTACATAAGCGATCTTTATAATTACAAAATTTTAGATTCTCTAATTGAGGGAGTCATTAAAAAACCATTTGGAAAAGATGAGGTGATTTCTGATTTAAAAAATTCTCTTGATTTTATTGGAGTAAATTATTATACAAGAGCATTTGTCAAATATCACCCATTTAAAATTTTTGCAGAGAAAAAAAGAAAAAATGCGATTTTAACAGATTTTGGTTATGAATATTATCCAGAGGGGATTTATGAAATACTGATGAATTTGAAAAAATATAATAAAAAAATATTAATAACTGAACATGGAATTGCAGATAGAGAGGATAAATTGAGAAAGGATTTTCTTATAAAAGCAATTGATTCTGTTAAAAAGGCAAAGAATGAGGGAGTTCAAGTTTTTGGCTATATGTACTGGTCTTTAATGGACAATTTTGAGTGGATTGAAGGATATTCAATGAAATTTGGTCTTTTTGAAGTTGATTTTAAAACACTTGAAAGAAAACCAAGAGAAAGTGCTTATCTTTACAGAGATCTATGCTCTAAAGAAATTTAA
- a CDS encoding MFS transporter, translated as MRFFERIGLDEVYSFKKGVLALFVLLLLTGIILYADQNVMSPSIEFIEKEFRIGDKEIGIVGSAFTLVAAVVTLLWGYLTDKFSRKTLLVIAILLGEIPCFLTAFARGYKELLILRVLTGIGIGGTVPIAFSLVGDLFTEKQRPRAQAWYDAITAIGIIIGMVVAGFLAPVYGWRIPFIVVSFPNFFFALGMIIFGREPERGAGEQEIKDLVLGGKKYKGTLTLKDYISLVKIPTNVWLFIQGIPGTVAWGIIPFYLITFYFRHKHYPIQLGTILLIILGLGTIAGKFVGGYIGNRLYLKKRAYLPILCGLSQLIGVIPVLITLFWPGKVNPSFLDILPPSLFGFIGAFFISFAGPNVKAMLMNVNVPEHRGAISSIFNLTDSIGAGFGPFVGGLISSISSLDTAMKVSALFWIPCGILFFVVALFIHNDVEKVRKKMESIRDEMMKNE; from the coding sequence GTGAGGTTTTTTGAAAGAATTGGTCTTGATGAAGTCTATTCATTTAAAAAGGGAGTTCTCGCTCTTTTTGTGCTTCTTCTTTTGACAGGAATTATTCTTTATGCAGATCAAAATGTAATGTCTCCAAGTATTGAATTTATTGAGAAAGAATTTAGAATAGGAGATAAAGAGATAGGAATTGTTGGTTCTGCTTTTACTCTTGTTGCTGCAGTTGTAACTTTGCTTTGGGGTTATTTAACTGACAAATTTTCAAGAAAAACACTTCTTGTTATTGCGATTCTTTTAGGTGAAATACCATGTTTTCTTACTGCATTTGCAAGAGGTTATAAAGAACTTCTAATTTTAAGAGTTTTAACTGGAATAGGAATTGGAGGCACTGTTCCTATAGCATTTTCTCTTGTCGGAGATCTTTTTACTGAAAAACAGAGACCTCGTGCACAAGCATGGTATGATGCTATTACAGCAATAGGAATAATTATTGGAATGGTTGTCGCAGGCTTCCTTGCCCCAGTTTATGGTTGGAGGATACCTTTTATTGTTGTATCTTTTCCTAATTTCTTTTTTGCTTTAGGAATGATTATTTTTGGAAGAGAACCTGAAAGAGGCGCTGGAGAACAAGAGATAAAAGATCTTGTACTGGGTGGTAAAAAATATAAGGGAACACTTACTTTAAAAGACTATATTAGTTTAGTTAAAATACCAACAAATGTATGGTTATTCATTCAAGGAATACCTGGTACTGTGGCTTGGGGGATAATTCCATTTTATTTGATAACCTTTTACTTTAGACACAAACACTACCCAATTCAACTTGGAACAATTCTTTTGATTATTTTAGGTCTTGGAACAATTGCTGGAAAATTTGTGGGTGGATATATTGGAAATAGGTTGTATTTGAAGAAAAGAGCATACCTTCCAATTTTATGTGGTTTATCACAATTAATTGGTGTTATTCCTGTTCTTATAACTCTATTTTGGCCTGGAAAAGTAAATCCATCATTTTTAGATATACTTCCTCCGAGTTTATTTGGATTTATTGGAGCATTTTTTATCTCTTTTGCAGGTCCAAATGTAAAAGCAATGCTTATGAATGTTAATGTTCCAGAACATCGGGGAGCGATATCCTCAATTTTTAATTTAACAGATTCAATTGGAGCGGGATTTGGTCCTTTTGTTGGTGGTTTAATCTCTTCAATTTCTTCATTAGATACCGCTATGAAAGTTTCTGCCCTTTTCTGGATTCCTTGTGGAATTCTTTTCTTTGTTGTTGCGTTATTTATTCATAATGATGTTGAAAAAGTAAGAAAGAAAATGGAATCTATAAGAGATGAAATGATGAAAAATGAATGA
- the polX gene encoding DNA polymerase/3'-5' exonuclease PolX yields the protein MRNKEVAQKLYELAEYLEILGEMKFKINAYIEAARKIENLPLPIEDLAKEGRLTEIKGIGEGIAKKIVQYLETGKIDKLEEAKKKIPPTLLELLEIPGIGPRGAYTLYTKLGIKSIEDLKKAVEEKKIREVEGFGPKKEENIMKALIDRKKKETKRILLGIAYPLSQYVVEVLKNKAPIDKIEVCGSIRRMKETIGDIDILVTSKDPEKVMDTFTSMDIVKEVVARGDTKSTILTNEDIQIDVRVVEPISFGAAVQYFTGSKQHNVKIRELAIKKGLKVNEYGVFDAKTDKRICGELEEEVYNILDLPYIPPEMREDRGEIELALDGKLPNLIEYKDIKGDTHVHTKYSDGENSILEIVNKCMELGYEYVIIADHAQSLGVAGGMSLEDYKKEKREIDEINNKFAGKFRVFFGCELNILSDGSVDFDEKDLEIFDICLAGIHTGFNQGKKKITERIIKAMRIKKIKIITHPTGRLLLSRDEYEVDLDEIFKEAKNSGKILEINATPERLDLNDINVMHGKEVYGLKFAIGTDAHSLYGLNDMKFGVGVARRGWLTKEDIINTLPLNEFEKFIKD from the coding sequence ATGAGAAACAAAGAAGTTGCTCAAAAATTATATGAACTTGCAGAATATCTTGAAATTTTGGGTGAAATGAAATTTAAAATAAATGCTTATATTGAAGCAGCAAGAAAAATTGAAAATCTTCCACTTCCAATTGAAGATTTAGCTAAAGAGGGTAGACTTACTGAAATTAAGGGCATAGGAGAGGGAATTGCAAAGAAGATAGTTCAGTATCTTGAAACTGGTAAAATAGATAAACTAGAGGAAGCAAAAAAGAAAATCCCACCAACACTACTTGAACTTCTTGAAATTCCTGGGATTGGGCCAAGAGGAGCATATACTCTTTATACAAAACTTGGAATAAAATCAATTGAAGATCTTAAAAAAGCAGTTGAAGAGAAAAAAATAAGAGAAGTTGAAGGTTTTGGACCTAAAAAAGAAGAAAATATTATGAAGGCTCTCATTGACAGAAAAAAGAAAGAAACAAAAAGAATTTTACTTGGTATTGCATATCCACTCTCTCAATATGTGGTTGAAGTTCTAAAAAATAAAGCGCCAATTGATAAGATAGAGGTTTGTGGAAGTATAAGAAGAATGAAAGAGACAATTGGAGATATAGATATTCTTGTAACAAGTAAAGATCCAGAAAAAGTAATGGATACATTCACAAGTATGGATATTGTAAAAGAAGTTGTTGCAAGGGGTGATACTAAATCAACAATTTTGACTAATGAAGATATACAGATTGATGTAAGAGTTGTTGAACCAATATCATTCGGTGCTGCAGTTCAATATTTTACTGGCTCTAAACAACATAATGTAAAAATAAGAGAACTTGCAATTAAAAAGGGTCTTAAGGTTAATGAGTATGGTGTATTTGATGCTAAAACTGATAAAAGAATTTGTGGAGAATTAGAAGAAGAAGTTTATAACATACTTGATCTTCCGTATATTCCTCCTGAAATGAGAGAAGATAGAGGGGAAATTGAACTTGCTCTTGATGGAAAACTTCCAAATCTTATTGAATATAAAGATATAAAAGGAGATACACATGTACATACAAAATATTCTGATGGAGAAAATTCTATTCTTGAAATAGTAAATAAATGCATGGAACTTGGTTATGAATATGTTATTATTGCAGATCATGCTCAATCACTTGGAGTAGCAGGTGGGATGTCTCTTGAAGATTACAAAAAAGAGAAAAGAGAAATTGATGAAATAAATAATAAATTTGCAGGGAAATTTAGAGTATTTTTTGGTTGTGAATTGAATATTTTGTCTGATGGCTCAGTTGATTTTGATGAAAAAGACCTTGAGATTTTTGATATATGCCTCGCTGGAATCCACACAGGCTTTAATCAGGGTAAAAAGAAAATAACTGAGAGAATAATAAAAGCAATGAGAATCAAAAAAATAAAAATAATTACCCATCCAACAGGTAGATTACTTCTCTCAAGAGATGAATATGAAGTTGATCTTGATGAAATATTCAAAGAGGCAAAAAATAGTGGAAAAATTTTAGAAATAAATGCAACTCCTGAGAGATTAGATTTAAATGACATAAATGTTATGCATGGAAAAGAAGTTTATGGTCTTAAATTTGCAATTGGAACCGATGCTCACTCTTTATATGGATTAAATGATATGAAATTTGGAGTTGGAGTTGCAAGAAGAGGTTGGCTTACAAAAGAAGACATTATTAATACTTTACCTTTAAATGAGTTTGAAAAGTTTATTAAAGATTAA
- a CDS encoding ROK family protein has translation MREYSVGIDIGGTKILMVLIDEDGKIYKKGFLKIGNTDEGDRILNDIKKVFLSLIEGFEIKSIGVGCAGFIDYKSGFVKKSPNINFLVDYPLKEVLERTLNYPVFIDNDVKMGAIGEMFFGEGKDSEFFIFITLGTGIGGALVYKNKILRGMNNLAGEIGHITLDKEGVLCGCGKKGCFEKLSSGGAIRDYVIYGLKMGRESKILERVNFNIEKIDTPLIMDLAFEGDSLCVEAVKNATFYIGLVTSYLINILNPEKIIFGGGLTYGLGFFFDDIIKISQLYSLKLPFENTKILKSKLKEDAISIGAAIYSLKKLRGEEI, from the coding sequence ATGAGAGAGTATTCTGTGGGAATTGATATAGGTGGAACAAAAATTTTAATGGTTTTAATTGATGAAGACGGGAAAATTTATAAAAAAGGTTTTCTAAAAATTGGAAACACAGATGAGGGTGACAGAATTTTAAATGATATAAAAAAAGTTTTCCTTTCTTTAATTGAAGGTTTTGAAATTAAATCAATTGGTGTAGGTTGTGCTGGATTTATAGATTATAAAAGTGGATTTGTTAAAAAATCACCAAATATAAACTTTTTAGTCGATTATCCACTTAAAGAAGTTCTTGAAAGGACTCTTAATTATCCAGTTTTCATAGATAATGACGTTAAAATGGGTGCTATTGGAGAAATGTTTTTTGGTGAAGGTAAAGATAGTGAATTTTTTATTTTTATTACTTTGGGCACTGGAATTGGTGGAGCATTAGTTTATAAAAATAAAATCTTAAGAGGTATGAATAATCTTGCAGGAGAAATAGGTCATATTACTCTTGATAAAGAAGGTGTACTTTGTGGCTGTGGAAAAAAGGGTTGTTTTGAAAAATTATCTTCTGGCGGTGCAATAAGAGATTATGTTATTTATGGTTTAAAAATGGGTAGAGAATCAAAAATTTTAGAGAGAGTTAATTTTAATATTGAAAAAATTGATACACCATTAATTATGGATCTTGCATTTGAAGGAGATTCTCTATGTGTAGAGGCAGTAAAAAATGCCACCTTTTATATAGGGTTAGTTACTTCATATTTAATAAATATTTTAAATCCAGAAAAAATAATTTTTGGTGGAGGGCTAACTTATGGATTAGGATTTTTCTTTGATGATATAATAAAAATTTCTCAACTTTATTCTTTAAAACTCCCTTTTGAGAATACCAAAATTTTAAAATCAAAACTTAAAGAAGATGCGATCTCCATTGGTGCAGCAATTTATAGTTTAAAAAAATTAAGAGGTGAAGAGATATGA
- a CDS encoding SIS domain-containing protein, translating into MSNYEYILEEIKRVPEDIEEILISFKDYDFKEIMFNNILFLGTGGGSRASFDVLLTYLFDKSPYPIFIHQGYEIPSFVNEKTLVFSVSYSGETEETISSTLEALKKTKNIFILTKGGFLEKLAKEKRLFFIKLKDGYEARHALHLIFFSILKILSHYLHLNLDDEIIDTIRTLKEIKKKSHEDIRKIVDEIKGKIPFIYGSYLFSDSLSERLRRQLNENGKTLSHSNIVPSLHHDEIVGFMDNSLSQKVFVILIRDLYEDEKINKRFEITKKVLESYGFKYYEIYPENSLYKLSRMFSIIYKIDLISLEFAKIRDFDPKDVKIIEYLKELMKK; encoded by the coding sequence ATGTCAAATTATGAATACATTCTTGAAGAAATAAAAAGAGTTCCAGAGGATATCGAAGAAATACTTATTTCATTTAAAGATTATGATTTTAAAGAAATTATGTTTAATAATATTCTTTTCCTTGGTACAGGGGGTGGATCAAGAGCATCATTTGATGTTCTTTTAACATATCTTTTTGATAAATCACCATATCCAATTTTTATACATCAAGGATATGAAATCCCAAGTTTTGTAAATGAAAAAACTCTTGTTTTTTCTGTTTCATATTCAGGTGAAACTGAGGAAACAATTTCATCAACTCTTGAAGCATTAAAAAAGACAAAAAACATTTTTATTTTAACTAAAGGAGGCTTTTTAGAAAAACTTGCAAAAGAAAAGAGACTCTTTTTTATAAAGTTAAAGGATGGATATGAGGCAAGACATGCTTTGCATTTAATATTTTTCTCAATTTTAAAAATTCTCTCTCACTACCTTCATTTAAATTTAGATGATGAAATTATTGATACTATAAGAACTTTAAAGGAGATAAAAAAGAAATCTCATGAAGATATTAGAAAAATAGTTGATGAGATTAAAGGAAAAATTCCATTTATATATGGAAGTTATCTTTTCTCAGATTCTCTTTCAGAAAGATTAAGGAGGCAATTAAATGAAAATGGAAAAACTCTTTCTCATTCAAATATTGTTCCATCGCTTCATCATGATGAGATTGTTGGATTTATGGATAACTCCTTGTCTCAAAAAGTTTTTGTTATTTTAATAAGAGATTTATATGAAGATGAGAAAATAAATAAAAGATTTGAAATAACAAAAAAGGTCCTTGAAAGTTATGGATTTAAATATTATGAAATTTATCCTGAAAATAGCCTTTATAAACTTTCGAGAATGTTTTCAATTATATATAAAATAGATTTAATATCATTAGAATTTGCTAAAATAAGAGATTTTGATCCAAAAGATGTAAAAATAATTGAATATCTAAAGGAGTTAATGAAAAAATGA
- a CDS encoding PIG-L deacetylase family protein has translation MKVSDLFPIPDFFEFNNFLVFEPHPDDADIFMGGVIKKLTQMNKNLILITVTNGDKGTYDPSLSEIELKAIRKEERLRANEILGIKNLIFLDYSDYDLPEKKILVKEFLKIIRELKPEVVFTPDPNLPYEVHPDHKLVGEAVSEAFFFSSLPLVMSEKDPHYVNLISYYITPYPNKFIDITDTFETKLKSIREHKSQFNDENFKKMEIYLRLKNGEYGEKIGVSFAEAFKVFTPLHLHTNVDSINL, from the coding sequence ATGAAAGTGAGTGATTTATTTCCAATTCCAGATTTTTTTGAATTTAATAACTTCTTGGTTTTTGAGCCACATCCAGATGATGCAGATATTTTTATGGGAGGAGTTATTAAAAAATTGACCCAGATGAATAAAAATTTAATCTTAATAACAGTTACAAATGGTGATAAAGGTACTTATGATCCATCTTTAAGCGAGATTGAGTTAAAAGCAATAAGAAAAGAAGAGAGGTTAAGAGCAAATGAAATTCTCGGAATTAAAAATTTAATTTTCCTTGATTATTCAGATTATGATCTTCCAGAAAAAAAGATTCTTGTAAAAGAGTTTTTAAAAATTATAAGAGAATTAAAACCAGAAGTTGTTTTTACTCCTGATCCAAATCTTCCATATGAGGTTCATCCTGATCATAAACTTGTTGGTGAAGCAGTTAGTGAAGCATTTTTCTTTTCTTCATTACCACTTGTCATGAGTGAAAAAGATCCACATTATGTAAATTTAATATCCTATTACATAACTCCATATCCAAATAAATTTATTGATATAACAGATACCTTTGAAACTAAACTTAAAAGTATAAGAGAACATAAGAGTCAATTTAATGATGAAAATTTTAAAAAGATGGAGATTTATTTAAGGTTAAAAAATGGTGAATATGGAGAAAAAATTGGTGTATCCTTTGCTGAAGCATTTAAGGTTTTTACACCTTTACATTTACATACAAATGTTGATTCAATAAATCTTTGA
- a CDS encoding 1-phosphofructokinase family hexose kinase — translation MILIITFNLAIDKVLFVDEFKPFSENRVKVLSSLPGGKGVNVARCLRSLYKTSTIAGFIGGYNGGFIKEGLKKEKIGSILVEIENENRICNILLDSSGKITEIYEVGPEIKEEKVQELINEIKKREESFQYIVISGSIPKGINENHIFEILEIFKDRKIFLDIHGEILIKILEKFEIFFLKINENEFKKTFNASLLSKNLLINIFKNYKICLPVITLGEKGAIFLYKENLYKITTDYKVKIVNPVGAGDSFMGGFVYGIDEGMNIFDALKYGTSASISNLSFFEGGKVNKEDIENIFNKINILLMEE, via the coding sequence ATGATACTAATAATTACATTTAATCTTGCAATTGATAAAGTTTTATTTGTCGATGAATTTAAACCTTTTAGTGAAAATAGAGTTAAGGTTTTATCCTCACTTCCAGGAGGGAAAGGGGTTAATGTTGCAAGATGTTTAAGATCTCTCTATAAAACCTCCACTATTGCAGGTTTTATTGGAGGATATAATGGCGGTTTTATTAAAGAAGGTTTGAAAAAAGAAAAAATAGGGAGTATTCTTGTTGAAATTGAGAATGAAAATCGAATTTGCAATATTTTACTTGATAGTAGTGGTAAAATTACTGAAATATATGAAGTGGGGCCAGAAATAAAAGAAGAAAAAGTTCAAGAGTTAATTAATGAGATTAAAAAAAGAGAGGAGAGTTTTCAGTATATTGTTATTTCAGGAAGTATTCCTAAAGGGATAAATGAAAATCATATTTTTGAAATTCTTGAAATTTTTAAAGATAGAAAAATCTTTCTTGATATACATGGAGAAATTTTAATCAAAATTCTTGAAAAATTTGAAATATTTTTCTTGAAAATAAATGAAAATGAATTTAAAAAAACTTTTAATGCTTCTTTATTAAGTAAAAATTTATTGATTAATATTTTTAAAAATTATAAAATTTGTCTTCCAGTAATAACTCTTGGTGAAAAGGGAGCAATATTTTTATATAAAGAAAATTTATATAAAATAACTACAGATTATAAAGTTAAAATTGTTAATCCAGTTGGAGCGGGTGATTCTTTTATGGGTGGTTTTGTTTATGGAATAGATGAAGGAATGAATATTTTTGATGCTTTAAAATATGGAACATCAGCATCAATAAGTAATCTTTCTTTTTTTGAAGGAGGAAAAGTTAATAAAGAAGATATTGAAAATATTTTTAATAAGATAAATATATTATTAATGGAGGAGTAA
- a CDS encoding DMT family transporter, with amino-acid sequence MKKEDLILFLPPFLWGWTFVIVKNGVINYDPFSFVFMRFTFTLILMIILIYLFKVKINRDIFIKGVIVGSFLFSAYLFQTIGLKYTSPTNSAFITSISIPITPFFNFLLTKRKLILRTYIAVITVLIGLYLLFGAEFSSINIGDFLTLICAIFWALHISTIGYFSLNDESLSFLFSQIWTVFILSSISILITKRSILPIPYNSLFGAIVTSIFATLIPFYIQIRYQNNKNTIKTAFIFATEPIFANILEFLLIGTVYSLINYIGMFFIFLSSFIAQRD; translated from the coding sequence ATGAAAAAAGAAGATTTAATTTTGTTTTTGCCGCCTTTTTTATGGGGATGGACTTTTGTTATTGTTAAAAATGGAGTTATAAATTATGATCCATTCTCATTTGTATTTATGAGATTTACATTCACTTTAATTTTAATGATTATTTTAATATATTTATTTAAGGTTAAAATAAATCGTGATATTTTTATAAAAGGAGTAATTGTTGGATCATTTCTTTTTTCAGCGTATCTATTTCAAACAATTGGACTTAAATACACTTCTCCAACAAACAGTGCTTTTATTACTTCAATTTCAATTCCTATAACCCCTTTCTTTAATTTTCTTTTAACAAAAAGAAAATTAATTTTAAGAACATATATTGCAGTTATAACTGTTTTAATAGGTCTTTATCTCCTCTTTGGAGCAGAGTTTAGTTCAATAAATATTGGTGATTTCTTAACTTTAATTTGTGCAATTTTTTGGGCATTACACATTTCAACAATAGGTTACTTTTCACTTAATGATGAGAGTTTGTCATTTCTTTTTTCTCAAATTTGGACTGTTTTTATTTTATCATCAATCTCAATTTTAATTACAAAAAGAAGTATTTTACCAATTCCATATAACTCCCTTTTTGGCGCAATTGTTACTTCAATTTTTGCAACACTTATCCCATTTTATATACAAATAAGATATCAAAATAATAAAAATACAATAAAAACAGCATTTATTTTTGCAACAGAACCAATATTTGCAAATATATTAGAATTTCTTTTAATTGGCACAGTGTACTCATTAATAAATTATATAGGGATGTTTTTTATATTTTTATCCTCATTTATAGCCCAAAGAGATTAA